A region of the Pseudomonas silesiensis genome:
AGAGCAAGAATCGTGAACTGGGGGGCGGCAATGCCCGCAGCGCCACGGTAGTGGAGGCGAAGGATCGCACGCGGCTGATCATCAACCTTACCCAGTTGACCCCGTATGACGCGCGGGTCGAAGGCAACACGCTGTTCGTGGTGGTCGGGCAAGGCGCCACGAAGGCCGCGAAGGCCGCGCCCCGGCCCGCCAGTGCGCCTCGCGCTGCCACTGCAACGCCAGCCCCGGCCAGGACTTATGCGCCGGTTGGCAAAGCCATCCGGGGCGTGGATTTCCAGCGCGGCACCCAGGGCGAAGGCAATGTGGTCATCGATCTGTCGGACCCCTCCATCGCCCCGGACATTCAGGAGCGTGACGGCAAGATCATCCTCGGTTTCGCCAGGACACAACTGCCCGAGCCACTGCGGGTGCGCCTGGACGTCAAGGACTTCGCCACGCCCGTGCAGTTCGTCAATGCCAGCGCCACGGGCGATCGGGCCACCATCAGCATCGAGCCCACCGGTGCTTTTGACTATTCGACCTATCAGACCGACAACAAGCTGACGGTCAGCATCCGGCCGATGACCGTCGACGACCTGCAAAAACGCAACGCCGAGCGTTTCGCCTACACCGGTGAAAAGCTCTCGCTGAATTTCCAGGACATCGATGTGCGCTCGGTGCTGCAACTGATCGCCGATTTCACCAACCTCAACCTGGTGGCCAGCGACACGGTGCAGGGCGGCATCACCCTGCGATTGCAGAACGTGCCGTGGGATCAGGCGCTGGACCTGGTGCTGAAAACCAAAGGCCTGGATAAACGCAAGATCGGCAACGTGTTGCTGGTGGCGCCCGCCGATGAAATCGCCGCGCGCGAACGCCAGGAGCTCGAGTCGCAAAAGCAGATCGCCGAACTGGCGCCTTTGCGTCGCGAGCTGCTGCAGGTCAACTATGCCAAGGCCGCGGATATCGCCAAGCTGTTCCAGTCGGTGACCAGTGCAGAGGCAAAAATCGACGAACGGGGCTCGATCACCGTCGATGAGCGGACCAACAACATCATTGCCTACCAGACCCAGGACCGCCTTGATGAACTTCGTCGTATCGTTGCGCAGCTGGATATTCCGGTGCGACAGGTGATGATCGAGGCGCGCATCGT
Encoded here:
- the pilQ gene encoding type IV pilus secretin PilQ; the protein is MNRIFSTLGISLWIALLSPMVLAANLKTLDVAALPGDRIELKLSFDGPPPTPRGYTTESPARIALDLPGVVSQLKSKNRELGGGNARSATVVEAKDRTRLIINLTQLTPYDARVEGNTLFVVVGQGATKAAKAAPRPASAPRAATATPAPARTYAPVGKAIRGVDFQRGTQGEGNVVIDLSDPSIAPDIQERDGKIILGFARTQLPEPLRVRLDVKDFATPVQFVNASATGDRATISIEPTGAFDYSTYQTDNKLTVSIRPMTVDDLQKRNAERFAYTGEKLSLNFQDIDVRSVLQLIADFTNLNLVASDTVQGGITLRLQNVPWDQALDLVLKTKGLDKRKIGNVLLVAPADEIAARERQELESQKQIAELAPLRRELLQVNYAKAADIAKLFQSVTSAEAKIDERGSITVDERTNNIIAYQTQDRLDELRRIVAQLDIPVRQVMIEARIVEANVDYDKSLGVRWGGSVQKGNWNGSGVNGSSTTIGTPGSTSTNSPFVDLGTAGNTSGLGIAFITDNVLLDLELTAMEKTGNGEIVSQPKVVTSDKETAKILKGTEIPYQEASSSGATSVSFKEASLSLEVTPQITPDNRIIMEVKVTKDEPDYLNKVQDVPPIKKNEVNAKVLVNDGETIVIGGVFSNTQSKVVDKVPFLGDVPYLGRLFRRDVVSEKKSELLVFLTPRIMNNQAIAVSH